One window of the Lepeophtheirus salmonis chromosome 7, UVic_Lsal_1.4, whole genome shotgun sequence genome contains the following:
- the LOC121122096 gene encoding histone H2B, with the protein MPPKSTGKAAKKAGKAQKDITKPAGKKRSHKRKESYAIYIYKVLKQVHPDTGVSSKAMSIMNSFVNDIFERIAAESSRLAHYNKRSTITSREIQTAVRLLLPGELAKHAVSEGTKAVTKYTSSK; encoded by the coding sequence ATGCCACCTAAGTCTACAGGAAAAGCCGCCAAGAAGGCAGGAAAAGCCCAGAAGGACATCACCAAGCCTGCAGGAAAGAAAAGGTCCCACAAGAGGAAAGAATCTTATGCCATCTATATCTACAAGGTCTTGAAACAGGTCCACCCCGACACTGGTGTATCCTCCAAGGCCATGAGCATCATGAATTCTTTCGTCAATGACATCTTTGAGAGAATTGCCGCAGAGTCCTCACGTCTCGCTCACTACAACAAGAGATCCACCATCACCTCCAGAGAAATCCAAACTGCTGTCCGTCTCCTCCTCCCCGGAGAGTTGGCCAAGCACGCTGTCTCTGAAGGCACCAAGGCTGTGACCAAATACACATCCTCCAAATAA
- the LOC121122149 gene encoding histone H2B-like produces the protein MPPKSTGKAAKKAGKAQKDITKPAGKKRSHKRKESYAIYIYKVLKQVHPDTGVSSKAMSIMNSFVNDIFERIAAESSRLAHYNKRSTITSREIQTAVRLLLPGELAKHAVSEGTKAVTKYTSSK, from the coding sequence ATGCCACCCAAGTCTACAGGAAAGGCCGCCAAGAAGGCAGGAAAAGCCCAAAAGGACATCACCAAGCCTGCTGGAAAGAAAAGGTCCCACAAGAGGAAAGAATCCTATGCTATCTACATCTACAAGGTCTTGAAACAGGTCCACCCCGACACTGGTGTATCCTCCAAGGCCATGAGCATCATGAATTCTTTCGTCAATGACATCTTTGAGAGAATTGCCGCAGAGTCCTCACGTCTCGCTCACTACAACAAGAGATCCACCATCACCTCCAGAGAAATCCAAACCGCTGTCCGTCTCCTCCTCCCCGGAGAGTTGGCCAAGCACGCTGTCTCTGAAGGCACCAAGGCTGTGACCAAATACACATCCTCCAAATAG